A genomic segment from Sphingopyxis sp. DBS4 encodes:
- the folE gene encoding GTP cyclohydrolase I FolE — protein MTKVELGPDGKPVVPGHVLDAVRTLIEWAGDDPAREGLIDTPRRVARAWLEYCQGYEDDPAVHLSRTFEEVGGYDEIVLLRDIPFQSHCEHHMAPITGKASIAYLPRDRVVGISKLARVLNGFARRLQVQERLTAEVAKCIWDNLHPQGVAVVIDAQHGCMTGRGVRTPGVGMVTSRLLGCFLDDERSRKEVLSLMGY, from the coding sequence ATGACAAAAGTGGAACTGGGCCCGGACGGCAAACCGGTCGTGCCCGGTCATGTACTCGACGCGGTCCGGACGCTGATCGAATGGGCCGGGGACGATCCGGCGCGCGAGGGGCTGATCGACACGCCGCGGCGGGTGGCGCGCGCGTGGCTCGAATATTGCCAGGGCTATGAGGACGATCCCGCGGTTCACCTGTCGCGCACCTTCGAGGAGGTCGGCGGCTATGACGAGATCGTGCTGCTGCGCGATATTCCGTTCCAGTCGCATTGCGAGCATCATATGGCGCCGATCACCGGCAAGGCGTCGATCGCCTATCTGCCGCGCGACCGCGTCGTCGGCATCTCGAAGCTCGCGCGCGTGCTCAATGGTTTCGCGCGGCGGCTGCAGGTGCAGGAGCGGCTGACTGCCGAGGTCGCCAAATGCATCTGGGACAATCTGCACCCGCAGGGCGTCGCGGTGGTGATCGATGCGCAGCACGGCTGTATGACCGGCCGCGGCGTCCGCACCCCCGGCGTCGGCATGGTGACCAGCCGTCTGCTCGGCTGCTTCCTCGACGACGAGCGCAGCCGCAAGGAAGTGCTGAGCCTGATGGGGTATTGA